One genomic window of Leptotrichia shahii includes the following:
- the udk gene encoding uridine kinase: MSYQTIIVGIAGGTGSGKTSVTQAIIKNLERTGIHSILLEQDSYYKRNDHLTYEQRTKLNYDHPDAIDFDLLEKHILALKDGKSIEKPIYDFQVHNRINETQHIEPANLIIVEGILVLAIAKIRELFDAKLFVDTDDDERLLRRIERDLNERARSFESIKNQYINTVKPMHLEFVEPSKRYADVIIPRGKDNKVGIKMVASRLRYLFNKLNKK; this comes from the coding sequence ATGAGCTATCAAACTATAATTGTCGGAATTGCAGGAGGGACTGGTTCTGGTAAAACTAGTGTAACTCAAGCTATAATCAAAAATCTGGAAAGAACTGGGATTCACTCAATTTTACTTGAACAGGACTCGTATTATAAGAGAAATGACCATTTAACTTATGAACAAAGAACTAAATTGAATTACGACCATCCAGATGCAATTGATTTTGATTTGCTTGAAAAGCATATATTGGCATTGAAAGATGGAAAATCCATTGAAAAACCTATTTATGATTTCCAAGTTCACAACAGAATCAATGAAACTCAACATATTGAGCCTGCAAATTTAATTATTGTGGAAGGAATTTTAGTACTTGCCATTGCAAAAATTAGAGAACTTTTTGATGCAAAACTATTTGTAGATACTGATGATGATGAAAGACTCTTAAGAAGAATTGAAAGGGATTTAAATGAACGTGCGAGAAGTTTTGAAAGTATAAAAAATCAGTATATAAATACTGTAAAACCGATGCACTTGGAGTTTGTCGAACCTTCTAAAAGATATGCAGATGTTATAATTCCACGTGGAAAAGATAATAAAGTGGGAATAAAAATGGTAGCGAGCAGACTCCGATATTTATTTAATAAA